One Cryobacterium roopkundense genomic region harbors:
- a CDS encoding aldehyde dehydrogenase family protein, which translates to MNSYESLLETITPTSGATREILDPATGAVVGLAPFDTVDDLDRAVLGAVAVQPAWAALGHAARSETLLRAADAIDAAAEALAELLSREQGKPMNGPNARFEVGGASAWLRAAAGTPLESEVVVDDGSTHAVMHYRPIGVVGAIGPWNWPMMITIWQIAPALRMGNAVVVKPSEYTPLSVLALVAVINQVLPAGLVTVVSGDREVGARLSSHPDIGKVMFTGSTATGKAIIRSSADTVKRLTLELGGNDAGIVLADADPTAIAEGLFWGAFINTGQTCAALKRLYVHDDIYEEVCTALTKVAAAIPMGVGVDEKSLLGPLQNKAQFDIVAGLVDAAKASGARVLLGGNPVAGQPGYFYPVTLIADIDKDHPLVLEEQFGPALPIIRYSSVDEVVALANGVDVGLGGSVWSADLVQAREVAARLETGTVWINAHGAVHPMIPFGGSKQSGYGLEFGVEGLKALGVPQVING; encoded by the coding sequence GAGAGCCTTCTCGAGACGATCACGCCCACGTCGGGAGCGACGAGAGAGATTCTCGATCCCGCGACCGGGGCAGTCGTCGGCTTGGCACCGTTTGACACCGTCGACGACCTCGATCGCGCGGTGCTGGGTGCCGTGGCGGTTCAGCCCGCGTGGGCGGCCCTCGGCCACGCTGCCCGCAGCGAAACCCTCCTGCGGGCGGCGGACGCGATCGATGCTGCCGCCGAAGCGTTGGCCGAGCTTCTCTCCCGCGAGCAGGGCAAGCCGATGAACGGGCCGAACGCCCGCTTCGAGGTGGGCGGGGCATCCGCTTGGCTCCGCGCTGCAGCCGGCACGCCGCTGGAGTCCGAGGTTGTCGTCGACGACGGTTCGACGCACGCGGTGATGCACTACCGCCCGATCGGCGTGGTGGGCGCGATCGGCCCGTGGAACTGGCCGATGATGATCACCATCTGGCAGATCGCCCCGGCGCTGCGCATGGGTAACGCCGTCGTGGTGAAGCCCTCCGAGTACACCCCGCTGAGCGTTCTCGCGCTCGTCGCCGTGATCAACCAGGTGCTGCCGGCCGGCCTGGTCACCGTCGTCTCCGGCGACCGCGAGGTGGGCGCGCGCCTGTCGTCCCACCCCGACATTGGCAAGGTGATGTTCACAGGCTCCACCGCGACCGGCAAGGCGATCATTCGCAGCTCGGCCGACACCGTCAAGCGCCTCACCCTCGAGCTCGGCGGCAACGACGCCGGCATCGTGCTGGCGGATGCCGACCCGACGGCGATCGCGGAGGGCCTGTTCTGGGGAGCGTTCATCAACACCGGCCAGACCTGCGCCGCTCTCAAGCGCCTCTATGTGCACGACGACATCTATGAAGAGGTGTGCACGGCCCTCACGAAGGTCGCGGCCGCCATTCCGATGGGGGTGGGCGTCGACGAGAAGAGTCTGCTCGGCCCGCTGCAGAACAAGGCGCAGTTCGACATCGTCGCCGGCCTCGTCGACGCGGCGAAGGCGTCCGGGGCTCGGGTTCTCCTGGGCGGCAACCCGGTTGCCGGCCAGCCCGGCTACTTCTACCCGGTCACGCTGATCGCCGACATCGACAAGGACCACCCACTGGTGCTCGAGGAACAGTTCGGCCCGGCGCTGCCGATCATCCGCTACAGCTCAGTGGACGAGGTCGTCGCCCTGGCTAACGGCGTCGACGTGGGCCTCGGCGGCTCCGTCTGGTCGGCCGACCTTGTGCAGGCACGCGAGGTCGCCGCCCGCCTGGAGACCGGAACCGTGTGGATCAACGCGCACGGCGCGGTGCACCCGATGATTCCGTTCGGTGGTTCGAAGCAGTCCGGCTACGGCCTCGAGTTCGGCGTCGAGGGGCTCAAGGCGCTCGGCGTGCCGCAGGTGATCAACGGCTGA
- a CDS encoding DUF5134 domain-containing protein produces the protein MVDNVVLQVALSALLAAALVYSLVRAAASGSRSARVDFGLQSLMGGAMLAMLSGAVWSFLPTVVFSSAATWWFAIRASAHPTSVAGCAGRMSRSACVFHGTMMAATAFMAGSMLAAGTLESGARSVQAAGAHQVAAAAAAHEHGVAGGFGAWAPAPGTGTLDPTLIAAVILAAAVGWRAVLLVASLRATHDGAGGAVRGRRFRRADLGAEIVGAAAMAMMFAAHVSG, from the coding sequence ATGGTTGACAATGTCGTTCTCCAAGTCGCCTTGTCCGCGCTTCTGGCGGCGGCGCTCGTGTATTCACTCGTGCGCGCCGCCGCCAGCGGGTCCCGCTCTGCGCGCGTCGACTTCGGGCTGCAGTCGCTCATGGGTGGCGCCATGCTCGCCATGCTGTCTGGCGCGGTGTGGTCTTTTCTGCCCACTGTCGTTTTCTCCTCTGCGGCCACCTGGTGGTTCGCGATACGGGCCTCGGCCCATCCCACGTCGGTCGCCGGCTGCGCCGGTCGAATGAGCCGCAGCGCCTGCGTCTTTCACGGCACGATGATGGCCGCCACAGCGTTCATGGCCGGCTCGATGCTCGCGGCCGGAACCCTCGAGTCGGGGGCGCGCAGCGTTCAGGCGGCCGGAGCGCATCAGGTCGCTGCTGCGGCCGCCGCGCACGAGCACGGTGTTGCCGGCGGATTCGGCGCGTGGGCACCGGCGCCGGGCACGGGGACCCTGGATCCGACCCTTATCGCGGCCGTGATCCTCGCCGCGGCAGTCGGATGGCGGGCCGTGCTGCTCGTTGCCTCGTTGCGCGCCACCCACGACGGGGCAGGTGGCGCTGTGCGCGGCCGCCGATTTCGGCGGGCCGACCTCGGAGCGGAAATCGTGGGCGCTGCCGCGATGGCCATGATGTTCGCCGCACATGTGAGCGGCTGA
- a CDS encoding primary-amine oxidase, whose protein sequence is MTSASLVTPPTTTTGAYALPTAGEVVRVRALLAEAGLFGESIRVAYLGLLDPPRAAEAQAVDRRFRVFLHDVSGAAPTDVTVSVTRGTVESAVSLDTSTMGELPVLEEEFGSVEELLSHDERWLAALAARGLDVAKVRVAPLSAGVFEYPEEAGRRILRGLAFVQDFPEDSAWAHPVDGLVAYVDVVGRTVDQVIDYGVVAIPAEHGNYTDPELTGALRDTLKPISITQPEGPSFTVTGGNHIEWEKWSLDVGFDVREGVVLHNIAFDDAGVRRPIIRRASIAEMVVPYGDPAPVRSWQNYFDTGEYLVGQYANSLELGCDCLGDITYLSPVITDGFGNPREIRNGICMHEEDWGILAKHSDLWTGIEYTRRNRRLVISFFTTVGNYDYGFYWYLYLDGTIEFETKATGVVFTSAYPGKGYPYASELAPGLGAPFHQHLFSARLDMAVDGLANRVEEEEAVRVPMGVGNERGNAFSRRRTLLARESDAIREADMRSGRTWLISNPGSLNRLGEPVGYKLYPEGQPTLLADPDSSVARRAAFATKDLWVTRFAETERYPTGDFVNQHAGGAGLPSYVEQDRDIDGQDIVVWHTFGLTHFPRVEDWPIMPVDTAGFKLRPEGFFDRSPVLDVPDNAPATEGHCHC, encoded by the coding sequence ATGACCTCGGCATCGCTTGTCACTCCCCCCACGACGACGACAGGGGCCTACGCGCTCCCGACCGCCGGGGAAGTCGTGCGGGTACGCGCGCTGCTCGCCGAGGCGGGCCTCTTCGGCGAGAGCATCCGGGTGGCCTACCTCGGCTTGCTCGATCCACCGCGGGCCGCCGAGGCCCAGGCCGTCGACCGCCGCTTTCGTGTCTTCCTGCACGACGTCTCCGGCGCCGCCCCGACAGATGTCACGGTGTCCGTGACCCGTGGGACCGTGGAGTCTGCAGTGTCACTCGACACCTCGACGATGGGCGAACTGCCCGTGCTCGAGGAAGAATTCGGCAGCGTCGAAGAGCTGCTCTCCCACGATGAGCGCTGGCTCGCGGCGCTGGCCGCCCGCGGGCTCGATGTTGCGAAGGTACGGGTGGCCCCGCTGTCTGCCGGCGTCTTCGAGTACCCGGAGGAGGCTGGGCGCCGCATTCTGCGCGGGCTCGCTTTCGTGCAGGACTTTCCGGAGGACAGTGCCTGGGCGCATCCGGTTGACGGCCTGGTGGCCTACGTGGACGTCGTCGGCAGGACCGTCGACCAGGTCATCGACTACGGAGTCGTCGCCATTCCGGCGGAACACGGCAACTACACCGACCCGGAGCTCACCGGTGCGCTGCGTGACACCCTCAAGCCGATCAGCATCACCCAGCCGGAGGGGCCGAGCTTCACCGTGACCGGGGGCAACCACATCGAATGGGAGAAGTGGAGCCTCGACGTGGGTTTTGACGTGCGGGAAGGCGTCGTGCTGCACAACATCGCGTTCGACGACGCCGGAGTGCGGCGCCCCATCATCCGACGCGCGTCCATCGCCGAAATGGTCGTGCCCTACGGCGACCCGGCACCGGTGCGTTCGTGGCAGAACTATTTCGACACCGGCGAGTACCTCGTGGGCCAGTATGCCAACTCCCTCGAGCTGGGCTGTGACTGCCTCGGCGATATCACGTACCTGAGCCCTGTCATCACCGACGGCTTCGGAAACCCGCGGGAGATCCGCAATGGCATCTGCATGCACGAAGAGGACTGGGGAATCCTGGCCAAGCACAGCGACCTGTGGACGGGGATCGAGTACACGCGGCGCAATCGCCGCCTCGTGATCTCGTTCTTCACCACCGTCGGAAACTACGACTACGGCTTCTACTGGTACCTCTACCTCGACGGCACCATCGAGTTCGAGACCAAGGCCACGGGCGTCGTTTTCACGAGCGCCTACCCGGGCAAGGGTTATCCCTATGCGTCCGAGCTTGCGCCGGGGCTCGGGGCTCCCTTCCACCAGCACCTGTTCAGCGCCCGTCTCGACATGGCCGTTGACGGCCTAGCCAATCGCGTTGAAGAAGAAGAAGCTGTGCGCGTGCCCATGGGCGTGGGGAACGAGCGCGGCAACGCCTTCTCCCGCCGACGCACCTTGCTCGCCCGCGAATCCGACGCCATCCGCGAGGCCGACATGCGCAGCGGTCGCACGTGGCTGATCTCCAACCCGGGCAGCCTCAACCGCCTTGGTGAGCCTGTGGGCTACAAGCTGTACCCCGAGGGGCAGCCGACACTGCTCGCCGACCCGGACTCCTCAGTGGCCAGGCGTGCCGCGTTCGCCACGAAGGATCTCTGGGTCACGCGGTTCGCCGAGACGGAGCGCTACCCCACCGGCGATTTCGTCAACCAGCACGCGGGGGGCGCCGGCCTGCCGTCCTACGTCGAGCAGGACAGGGACATCGACGGGCAGGACATCGTCGTGTGGCATACCTTCGGTCTCACGCACTTCCCCAGGGTCGAGGACTGGCCGATCATGCCCGTTGACACTGCGGGCTTCAAGCTGCGGCCCGAGGGGTTCTTCGACCGCAGCCCCGTGCTCGATGTGCCCGACAACGCACCCGCCACCGAAGGCCACTGCCACTGCTGA
- a CDS encoding TetR/AcrR family transcriptional regulator yields MPKVVDHDQRRTELVDATWRIIARHGIEGTTMRQIAAEAGFANGALKPYFSTKDDLLSFAFGHVFGQTSQRMLEATAGTTGLVALRAFCHEILPLDENRISEARIVIPFWQRALTDPDKARLHDTAMLEWRAALHSCLAQARGDGHVHTAVPDDDIVGHLMTVVLGAQITAVLSPAEHSPERLISQLDGYLRLLASGD; encoded by the coding sequence ATGCCGAAGGTTGTCGATCACGACCAGCGCCGCACCGAACTGGTCGACGCCACGTGGCGCATAATAGCCCGGCACGGCATCGAGGGCACCACGATGCGCCAGATCGCCGCCGAGGCCGGATTCGCCAACGGCGCGCTGAAACCCTACTTCTCCACCAAGGACGACCTGCTGTCCTTCGCCTTCGGACACGTCTTCGGCCAGACCAGCCAGCGGATGCTCGAAGCCACGGCGGGTACCACAGGACTTGTCGCCTTGCGGGCCTTCTGCCACGAGATCCTGCCCCTCGACGAGAACCGCATCAGCGAGGCCCGGATTGTCATTCCCTTCTGGCAGCGCGCGCTCACGGACCCGGACAAGGCCCGTCTTCATGACACGGCCATGCTCGAGTGGCGCGCGGCGCTTCATTCCTGTCTCGCGCAGGCGCGGGGCGACGGCCACGTTCACACGGCAGTGCCCGACGACGACATCGTCGGACACCTGATGACAGTCGTTCTCGGTGCGCAGATCACCGCGGTGCTCTCCCCGGCCGAGCATTCGCCGGAGAGGCTGATCAGCCAGCTCGACGGCTACCTGAGGCTGCTGGCGTCTGGCGACTGA
- a CDS encoding helix-turn-helix domain-containing protein has translation MAIVSAAVGGDFEPVQTAHADTFARWRTLVSDSFVPLDVRSDAPDFSGTLRARVLDELSIVEVTATGHQVLRTPALIARSQRQYFKLNLQLSGHGILIQDNREATLGPGDIAVYDTNRPYTLEFDRDFRTLVLMFPHDVLDLSVESVAQLTAVRMAGDAGLGRMISPFMVQLAENLDVLSGSTGHRLAYNAVDLIATMFENELSIRRRPIPGTHGDMLAGIRKYIEAELGDPGLSPAGIAAAHFISTRHLHSVFHEADTTVSSWIRRRRLERCRRDLRDPILADRSVGAIAARWGFLDAAHFSRIFRAAFGEPPTAYRRG, from the coding sequence CTGGCGATTGTTTCCGCCGCCGTCGGCGGTGATTTCGAGCCCGTGCAGACGGCACACGCCGACACTTTCGCACGCTGGCGCACGCTCGTGTCGGACTCCTTCGTACCGCTGGACGTTCGCTCGGACGCCCCCGACTTCAGTGGTACCCTGCGGGCGCGCGTGCTCGACGAGCTGTCGATCGTCGAGGTCACGGCGACGGGCCACCAGGTGCTGCGCACGCCTGCCCTGATCGCCCGATCGCAGAGGCAATACTTCAAGCTCAACCTTCAGTTGTCGGGTCACGGCATCCTGATCCAGGACAACCGGGAGGCGACGCTGGGCCCCGGTGACATCGCCGTCTACGACACGAACAGGCCGTACACTCTCGAATTCGACCGGGATTTTCGCACGCTCGTGCTCATGTTCCCGCACGACGTGCTCGACCTCTCGGTGGAGTCGGTGGCGCAGCTCACCGCGGTTCGCATGGCCGGCGATGCCGGCCTCGGTCGCATGATCAGCCCGTTCATGGTGCAGCTGGCCGAGAATCTGGACGTCCTCTCCGGCTCGACCGGTCACCGCCTGGCCTACAATGCCGTCGACCTGATCGCCACGATGTTCGAGAACGAGCTCAGTATCCGACGCCGGCCGATTCCGGGCACCCATGGGGACATGCTCGCGGGCATTCGCAAGTACATCGAGGCCGAGCTGGGCGACCCCGGCCTGTCGCCGGCCGGCATCGCGGCGGCACACTTCATCTCCACCCGCCACCTGCACAGCGTCTTCCATGAGGCAGACACCACGGTGTCGAGCTGGATCCGGCGCCGCAGGCTCGAGCGCTGCCGCCGCGACCTGCGTGACCCGATCCTGGCCGACCGCTCGGTCGGCGCCATCGCGGCGCGCTGGGGTTTCCTCGATGCCGCGCACTTCAGCCGCATTTTTCGCGCGGCGTTCGGTGAACCGCCCACGGCCTACCGGCGCGGGTGA
- a CDS encoding APC family permease, whose product MTTTPTTPQAAASTSLRRRRLGVIGIVFFVVAAAAPLVGMTGAVPVAIVLGNGAGAPGAYLAVGLTLLLFSVGYAAMSQRVTNAGAFFAYIGRGLGKHLGSASAFVSILAYLAIQLAIYGFFGGLLAAQVGLLPWWGWTLLAWAVVTLLSLLSVDVGAKVLGLLMLLELTALLVTAVAILVDGGPEGLNFAASFSPGAIIAGGLTGSAGIAFAFAFASFIGFEATAIYGEESKDPKTVVPRATYLAVGVITVLFALTSFAMVTGLGASTVVERTVELSTLDGVPLADPAAVLFSLATQYVGPWMATAMGILVLSSLFAGLLAFQNAAGRYLFALGRGGALPRLLGRVNGSGAPSTASLVTSAVTGVVTVAFAVFRLDPVLNLFYWFSGLAVVAIVLIEILVCVAIIVYFRRNRGSENVFQTVIAPILATIGLVVGEYLLMSRFGLLAGTVAEGVDPTVTAWGLSPIGWVLVCLPFVLLLVGYLGSALSRSENDALVKDVLS is encoded by the coding sequence ATGACCACCACCCCCACCACGCCACAGGCCGCGGCCTCGACGTCCCTGCGCCGGCGCCGCCTGGGCGTGATCGGCATTGTCTTTTTCGTCGTCGCCGCCGCGGCACCGCTCGTGGGTATGACCGGTGCCGTGCCCGTAGCCATCGTGCTCGGAAACGGGGCGGGCGCACCGGGAGCCTACCTCGCCGTCGGGCTCACGCTCCTGCTCTTCAGCGTGGGTTATGCGGCCATGAGCCAGCGGGTCACCAACGCCGGTGCGTTCTTCGCCTACATCGGCCGGGGGCTGGGGAAACACCTCGGCAGCGCATCCGCTTTCGTCTCGATCCTCGCGTACCTCGCCATCCAGCTGGCCATCTACGGCTTCTTCGGTGGCCTGCTTGCGGCCCAGGTGGGGCTGCTGCCGTGGTGGGGCTGGACGCTCCTGGCCTGGGCCGTTGTCACCCTTCTCTCCCTGCTCAGCGTCGACGTCGGGGCCAAGGTGCTTGGACTGCTCATGCTCCTCGAGCTCACCGCCCTGCTCGTGACCGCTGTGGCCATCCTCGTGGACGGCGGCCCCGAAGGCCTCAACTTCGCCGCGTCCTTCAGCCCCGGTGCCATCATCGCCGGTGGGCTGACCGGCTCCGCGGGCATCGCCTTCGCCTTCGCGTTCGCCTCCTTCATCGGCTTCGAGGCCACGGCCATTTACGGGGAAGAATCGAAGGACCCGAAGACCGTGGTGCCGCGGGCGACCTACCTCGCGGTGGGCGTGATCACTGTTCTGTTCGCGCTTACCTCCTTCGCGATGGTCACCGGGCTCGGGGCCTCCACAGTGGTGGAGCGCACTGTCGAGCTGTCGACGCTCGACGGCGTTCCGCTTGCCGACCCGGCCGCCGTGCTCTTCTCCCTCGCGACACAGTACGTGGGACCGTGGATGGCCACGGCCATGGGCATCCTCGTGCTCTCGAGCCTGTTCGCGGGTCTGCTGGCCTTCCAGAACGCCGCCGGGCGGTACCTGTTCGCCCTCGGCCGTGGCGGGGCGCTGCCCCGCCTACTCGGGCGCGTCAACGGAAGCGGCGCACCGAGCACGGCATCGCTCGTGACGTCGGCCGTCACCGGCGTCGTGACCGTAGCCTTCGCGGTCTTCAGGCTCGACCCCGTGCTCAACCTGTTCTACTGGTTCAGCGGGCTCGCTGTCGTGGCCATCGTGCTGATCGAGATCCTGGTCTGCGTCGCGATCATCGTGTACTTCCGCCGCAATCGGGGCTCAGAGAACGTGTTTCAGACGGTCATCGCGCCGATTCTCGCCACGATCGGACTCGTCGTCGGCGAATACCTGCTGATGAGTCGTTTCGGGCTGCTTGCGGGAACGGTGGCAGAGGGAGTGGACCCCACAGTGACGGCCTGGGGGCTGAGCCCGATCGGCTGGGTGCTCGTGTGCCTGCCCTTCGTCCTGCTGCTGGTCGGCTACCTTGGGTCGGCGCTGTCGAGGAGCGAGAACGACGCGCTCGTGAAGGACGTGCTGTCGTGA
- a CDS encoding Bax inhibitor-1/YccA family protein, which yields MATSNPAFSRNAAFGAPGALASSKALSDSDLQTMYDQPSAGSQDTERMTYEDTIRKTGIAFAVLLMAAAVGWMIPLLGILGAIAGLVLGLVNTFKKEPSPGLILAFAGAQGLFVGGISVYLNTLYEGVVTQAILATLVVVGVTLALFRSGKIRASKKATKIFTIAIVGYGLFSLINFFLTIAGVGGQFGLRSGTLGVVIGLFAVVLAAYSLVLDFDFVQKGVNNGAPSKYGWSAAFGIVLTVVWLYVEMLRIFAILRGE from the coding sequence ATGGCAACCTCCAACCCCGCTTTCTCCCGCAACGCCGCGTTCGGCGCTCCGGGCGCATTGGCGTCGTCGAAGGCTCTTTCCGATAGCGATTTGCAGACGATGTACGACCAGCCTTCGGCTGGCTCGCAGGACACCGAACGCATGACCTATGAAGACACGATCCGCAAGACGGGCATCGCGTTCGCTGTGCTGCTCATGGCGGCGGCCGTGGGCTGGATGATTCCCCTCCTGGGGATCCTGGGCGCCATCGCCGGACTCGTGCTCGGACTCGTCAACACGTTCAAGAAGGAGCCGTCGCCGGGGCTGATCCTCGCCTTTGCCGGCGCCCAGGGCCTCTTTGTCGGTGGCATCTCGGTCTACCTGAACACCCTCTACGAAGGCGTGGTCACTCAGGCGATCCTCGCGACCCTCGTGGTTGTCGGTGTGACCCTCGCCCTGTTCCGCAGTGGCAAGATCCGGGCGTCGAAGAAGGCCACGAAGATCTTCACAATCGCCATCGTCGGCTATGGCCTGTTCTCACTGATCAACTTCTTCCTCACCATCGCGGGTGTCGGCGGCCAGTTCGGGCTGCGCAGCGGAACGCTTGGCGTTGTCATCGGCCTGTTCGCAGTGGTGTTGGCCGCGTACTCCCTCGTGCTCGACTTCGACTTCGTGCAGAAGGGCGTGAACAACGGCGCTCCCAGCAAGTACGGCTGGTCGGCTGCGTTCGGCATCGTTCTGACCGTCGTGTGGCTCTACGTGGAGATGCTGCGCATCTTCGCCATCCTGCGCGGCGAATAG
- a CDS encoding glycerophosphodiester phosphodiesterase family protein — MRTSVIGHRGASGYRPEHTRSAFNLAFALGADAVEPDVVATRDGVLVVRHENEISGTTDVASRPEFAGLRARKLIDGTVLTGWFTEDFTWDELATLRAKERMPKTRQSNASFDGEHPILRLRDLLDLVDRSADLNQRDLGLVAEIKHATYFASIGLPLDELFAAEVAAAGWNTDRLTVESFELGVLSQLRERGIRGKRIFLLEDAGQPHDEIARHGDAARRYSEYLTEAGLADLASRVDGVSVHKSRILKTMPAGGVTGASALVEEAHAVGLLVYCWTLRPENRFLAASFQRGSRKSDWGHWQREFGTIMASGIDGVFADHPDLAVHVRDAQPS, encoded by the coding sequence ATGCGCACGTCTGTTATCGGTCATCGTGGGGCCAGCGGCTATCGGCCGGAGCACACCCGATCTGCCTTCAATCTCGCGTTTGCGCTCGGCGCCGACGCGGTGGAACCCGACGTGGTGGCCACCCGCGACGGAGTGCTTGTCGTGCGCCACGAGAACGAGATTTCGGGCACAACGGATGTGGCCTCTCGGCCCGAATTCGCCGGCCTCCGCGCCCGCAAACTCATCGACGGCACCGTGCTCACGGGCTGGTTCACCGAGGACTTCACGTGGGATGAACTGGCGACCCTGCGCGCGAAAGAGCGCATGCCCAAGACCCGCCAGTCGAACGCGAGTTTTGACGGCGAACACCCGATACTCCGCCTGCGCGACCTCCTCGACCTTGTCGACCGCTCGGCCGACCTGAACCAGCGTGACCTCGGGCTGGTGGCCGAAATCAAGCACGCCACCTATTTCGCTTCCATCGGCCTGCCGCTCGACGAGCTGTTTGCCGCCGAGGTGGCCGCCGCCGGTTGGAACACCGACCGGCTCACGGTCGAGAGTTTCGAACTCGGGGTGCTGTCCCAGCTGCGCGAGCGCGGCATCCGTGGCAAACGTATTTTCTTGCTCGAGGACGCAGGCCAGCCGCACGATGAGATTGCCCGGCACGGCGACGCCGCGCGACGGTACTCCGAATACCTCACCGAAGCCGGGCTCGCCGACCTTGCGAGCCGGGTCGACGGCGTGAGCGTTCACAAGTCGCGCATTCTGAAGACAATGCCCGCCGGCGGTGTCACCGGAGCCTCGGCGCTCGTCGAGGAGGCTCATGCGGTGGGCCTGCTGGTGTATTGCTGGACCCTGCGCCCCGAAAACCGGTTTCTCGCCGCGAGCTTTCAGCGCGGCTCCCGAAAAAGCGACTGGGGTCACTGGCAGCGGGAGTTCGGCACGATCATGGCGAGCGGCATCGACGGGGTCTTCGCAGACCACCCTGATCTAGCCGTTCACGTGCGCGACGCCCAGCCGTCCTGA